The Pelecanus crispus isolate bPelCri1 chromosome 7, bPelCri1.pri, whole genome shotgun sequence genome includes a window with the following:
- the THOC7 gene encoding THO complex subunit 7 isoform X2 has translation MGAVTDDEVIRKRLLIDGDGAGDDRRINLLVKSFIKWCNSGSQEEGQYQRMLSTLSQCEFSMGKTLLVYDMNLREMENYEKIYKDIENSITAAHEKISECKKQILQAKRIRKNRQEYDALAKVIQHHPDRHETLKQLEALGKELQHLSHIKENVEDKLELRRKQFHVLLSTIHELQQTLENDEKLSEAEESQETQMETETKQ, from the exons ATGGGGGCCGTGACCGACG ACGAAGTTATCCGCAAGCGACTCCTGATCGATGGCGATGGTGCTGGTGACGACAGGCGGATCAATCTGTTGGTGAAGAGTTTCATTAAGTGGTGTAATTCCGGATCTCAAGAGGAAGg CCAGTACCAACGAATGCTGAGTACTTTATCACAGTGTGAATTTTCAATGGGAAAAACTCTTCTGGTGTATGATATGAACCtgagagaaatggaaaattatgaaaaaatctACAAGGATATAG aaaatagtaTAACTGCAGCACATGAGAAGatttctgaatgcaaaaaaCAAATCCTGCAAGCAAAAAGGATTCGAAAAAATCGGCAGG aatatgATGCATTGGCCAAAGTCATACAACACCATCCAGACAGACATGAAACGTTGAA GCAGCTAGAAGCTTTGGGAAAAGAACTTCAACATCTTTCtcacattaaagaaaatgttgaagaTAAG TTGGAGCTGAGAAGAAAGCAGTTTCATGTTCTGCTGAGCACCATCCATGAGCTTCAGCAAACCCTGGAAA ATGATGAAAAACTTTCAGAAGCTGAAGAATCTCAAGAAACTCAGATGGAAACAGAGACCAAACAGTAG
- the THOC7 gene encoding THO complex subunit 7 isoform X1 encodes MGAVTDDEVIRKRLLIDGDGAGDDRRINLLVKSFIKWCNSGSQEEGYSQYQRMLSTLSQCEFSMGKTLLVYDMNLREMENYEKIYKDIENSITAAHEKISECKKQILQAKRIRKNRQEYDALAKVIQHHPDRHETLKQLEALGKELQHLSHIKENVEDKLELRRKQFHVLLSTIHELQQTLENDEKLSEAEESQETQMETETKQ; translated from the exons ATGGGGGCCGTGACCGACG ACGAAGTTATCCGCAAGCGACTCCTGATCGATGGCGATGGTGCTGGTGACGACAGGCGGATCAATCTGTTGGTGAAGAGTTTCATTAAGTGGTGTAATTCCGGATCTCAAGAGGAAGg TTACAGCCAGTACCAACGAATGCTGAGTACTTTATCACAGTGTGAATTTTCAATGGGAAAAACTCTTCTGGTGTATGATATGAACCtgagagaaatggaaaattatgaaaaaatctACAAGGATATAG aaaatagtaTAACTGCAGCACATGAGAAGatttctgaatgcaaaaaaCAAATCCTGCAAGCAAAAAGGATTCGAAAAAATCGGCAGG aatatgATGCATTGGCCAAAGTCATACAACACCATCCAGACAGACATGAAACGTTGAA GCAGCTAGAAGCTTTGGGAAAAGAACTTCAACATCTTTCtcacattaaagaaaatgttgaagaTAAG TTGGAGCTGAGAAGAAAGCAGTTTCATGTTCTGCTGAGCACCATCCATGAGCTTCAGCAAACCCTGGAAA ATGATGAAAAACTTTCAGAAGCTGAAGAATCTCAAGAAACTCAGATGGAAACAGAGACCAAACAGTAG